CTTTGTCTGTGTTTCTGCCTCGCCTCCACGGGGATGGTCAATCTGGCCACAGTCTAGGGTGGTGGCGGTTCAGAGCACGGGTCTGGGCTAGCTGAGGATTTGGAACCTGGCTTTGCTGCTTCTGGGCTGTGTGACTCTGAACaggttgcttaacctctctgagccttggtgtccTCCCCTGAGAAAGGAGATGATAACAGTACCTtctcacagagcctgacccagggaaGTATCCACAGAGGCCTGGCTCAACCCCATGCTCGGGAGAGTTGGCCTTAGCATGCCTTGATATGGGCCCAGTCCCAACTCAAGACTTGCtcgggcaggggaaggagagtaTGGGCACCACCTGAGCCCCGAGTTGTGGGTTCAAGGGCTCGGACGTAAGACTCGGGACGTGTATCCTAACTTCCCTGAGGTGGCGGGGAGGGTGTGGGGACACAGTCTGACTCAGAGGACCCTTGATCATGGCCAAGCCTCTTATACCTTCCAGGCGGGTGCCGGGGCCAGACCTACCTCAGGGCTGGGGGATATGAGGGAGGCAAACCCCAGGAAGAAGTTCTTGGTGGATATCTGGAAACTCGCATTGAAGGTGTTCAGCTCGTGAATGCTGGCCGAGGTGCTCTGGGGGCAGATGTCCACTGTCCCGTGGAAAGGGGACACGGTGATGGTGGAGGGAGAGTCCGCGAAGGGCAGGTTGTTGCTCAGGCCCCCATCAAAGTAGCGCTGCAATTCGTGTGGGCTGTCTGCTCAGGATGCCTGCCCTCTCCCCATACCGCCATGGAGCCACCGGCCAGAAATGGGCTGCAGCCGGTGACCTCCAGCTGCCCCGGAGCCACTGGGTCCACCCGAGCCCAGGATGTTCTGAGCACCGCCCCCCAGGAGCAGGGAATCTGGGGTGGAGGGCTGGCACGCAGCAGGTGCTCAAGAGGCACGGGTTCCCTCCCCCCACACGGCTGTCAGCGCTAGGAACACTGGGCCACCCAGAGCACGGGGCGGGGACTCAGTCATCAAGCCCCCCAAGTGCACTTACCTCCCCTCTGAATTCGGGGGGGATCGTCCCACAGTAGAAAGGAATGTATAAAGTACAGACCAGAGCCTGGGAAGACGAGTAAGTGGAAACACAATTGTTCACACTCCTGCTGTTCGGAACCTGCTCGGGGCAGAGCAGCCTGCGAAGTACGCGGCATGAGTTTTGTgctcagggaagggaaatggggcccagagaggtgTCACGTCCCAGCTGGGTTCCCAAGGTCAAGAAGGCACTTGAAGGCAAGCCTGTCATGACACCCACCCTCGTCTTCCTGCCGATGGGTCCTTGCTCACTCGAAACTGCTGCTGGGACTTCCCTTTCCCCCAGGGACAAACAGAGGCACCAAGTACCCATTTCCCCTTCACCCAGTGGGCAGGAACTCTCCGCCAACAATCTAGATATGCCTCCCACGGTGTGCTCCCTGAACACCGATTCAGCCAGAGGCATCTCAAATAAGAAACCCTGACTTCCGGTTAAGCGtaagactcttggtttcagctcaggtcgtgatctcacggcggttcgtgagtttgagccccgcatcggactccacgatgacagtgcaaagcctgcttgggattctttctctgtctctgcccctcccccactcatgttctttgtttctctctctctctctctctctctctctctctccctctcacttctctctcaataaataaataaccttaaaaggggcgcctgggtggctcagtcagttaagcatctgactgttgattttggctcaggtcatgatctcatggttcaggagttggagccccaagtcagtccCTGAGCtgatggcatagagcctgcttggaattttctccctctctcttaaaataaataaataaacatttaaaaaagaagaagaagaaaccctGACTTATTTACCCACTTGGGAAACACTGTGTCCACTCTTCCCGTGCCCAGGACCATGCCCAGGAAATGGGAGCAGCAGAAATCTGCGGGTGCgggggacaggaggagagggTCCTCAGCCACCCAGGGGGTCTGCCCACGTCCGTCCCAAAGACTTGACCTCCTTCCCGGgtgcctccccctctccatcTCAGATTTTCTGTGCCCTTCCCAGCAGAGGCTCTGACAAATCCTGCAGTGAAAACGATGCTTAACATATTGACATTGGGGGCTCGAGAATTCTGCCTTGTGAGTgggagatggggtgggagggggctgtcCTGAACACCGtgggatatttagcagcatccttggcctctacccacgAAGTGTCAGTACTTTGTGCCCCCCCACACAGAGCTGTGATAAACGAAAATGCCTCCAACGTTGCCAGATGTCactggggggtgggatggggaggcaAAAGAATCACCTctggttgagaaacactgatgtaGAGCTTACCAAACTCATCAAGCATGGAACCTTGTCTCGAGGTCTCCTTGGAAATATGCCTCCAACCCTCTCTGGGAAATGCAGAAGGCATCCTGTCCCTAACCAGTTGGAAATGCAAGTGGGAGCCTTGTTCACACAGATAACAGTGACAGCAGCTAATGTTGACTGAGTACCTATTACGTGCCAGGTCCTGTGCTATGTGCCATACAGGCAAAGACATTGGGACACCCTTTAGGTGTCAGTGACATCAAGAGCCAGTGGACATCAAGACACAGCAAGGGACTGGCCCCTCTCTTGTACACACGACGAATTCCAATCAGCACAGAGGCACAGACTCAGAAACAGTCCCcatgctgggggctgggggctggggtcagCAAggtgaagcaggttctgcattagGGCTCCCAGTCTGGGTGGAAGGCACAGATCCTaacaggaagggaaggcagagctgCGATGGGGGAGCTGAGGCCCTCCAGGGTAGGGACCTGCCTCCCTACCTGCCTGAGCTCTCCCGGGGACCCAACCCCTACTGAGCCCGCCTGAACACCCCCACAGCCTGTCGCCGGCCTCTCTCCCCGACGTCACAACCTCCTGTTTTATAACAATACTGGATTGTTTCCTCTTCCATCGTGGGCAGGCACGCCTCTGGAAAAGCAGCCCCTTCAGGGGCCCTGAGCACAGAAGCCTGactttgccccctccccagccataCCCTTCTCTGTGTGCAGCCATGGGGCCTTCCCAAAGCAAGCCGGGAGTATGGGCACTCCGCGCTCACCCTGTGGctcctctctgcacctccactGTCTTGTTTGTAAACAAACCCAAGGCTAAGgtcaccccacccccaaggagTGTCTGTCCCTGGAAAGCACCTGAAAGTCCCTGGTAGGAGATGGGGCCCAGTCCCCTGTCTCCAGGGCCCGGgtcccacccctgctctcacCTGGATGACTTCCCTGCGGTTCGCGAAGTCGGTGACTATGATGTTGTGGCCATCGGGCCAGCGGGTCAGCGAGATGCCCAGCCGCTGGGAGGCCAGGACATGAATGTCGGTGGGCAGTAAGTCCTGCAGCTGCTGTCTGATGTGCTCGATGGGCGCGAAGGCAGGGTGGAAGATACCCAGGCTGAGGCGCTCCACCTGCTTGACCATGCCCAGTACATGGGAGCAGCAGAAATCTGCGGATgcaggggacaggaggagagggTCCTCAGCCACCCAGGGGGTCTGCCCACGTCCGTCCCAAAGACTTGACCTCCTTCCCGggtgtctccccctctccatcTCAGATTTTCTGTGCCCAGCCCTGCGTTCAAATGCTCCGTCCACCTTGTGATCTCGGGAGCAGGATCCCCAGCTCTGCTCGGTCCTCTGCGAAACAAGGGTAACCACAGCCCCGAGTCCTCAGGGTTCTCATAAGGCTTAGATGGGAGCATGCTGGATGCAAAGGGCGCAGGCCCCAGCGCCCGGCACGAGGCCCCGAAACGCCCCTCTCGGCGCCCTCCATCCCGCGTGGAGCCAGCGTCCCGCCGCGCTCCTCGCCCGCGCCGTCCCCCGCGCACCGACGGTCTTGCCGGAGACGATGCTGATGGCGTTGAGCGCCCCGGACGAGGAGCCGTAGAAGCGGCGGGCGCCCCGGAGGAGGTGCGGGGCGCGCTCCCTGAGGCAGCTGGTCACACCCACGTGGTAGAGCCCCAGGAAGCCGGCGCCCGCGAAGGACAGGCTCCAGCTGCCCTCCTCCTCGTAGCAGTGCATGGCAGTCGGGGCCGCCGGGCTGGGGTCGGGACGGAGACGGGCCGGGCCGCCGCACGGAGACAGTCAGCGCTGGAGAGGAGAGGTCGCTCCGAAGAAAAGCTCTGGCGGGAGCCGGGGCCCCGCCCTACGTGCACCTGCCCCGCCCCGTGCACCTGCCCCGCCCCGTGCACCTGCCCCGCCCCGGGCTGGGTCGCCCGCCGCCCCAGCCAATGAGGTTCCAGGGCCGCGAAGCCCCGCCCTCAGGGGTGTGGCAGGTTTGACCCCGGTGTACCAGCTCGCTGGGCGGACTCCGGAGACGCCCCACACCGCTGctgtacgggggggggggggggtcttggggGTCAAGCCAGACTTAACTCTGCAGCTGTGCTAGTTCAAGGCCCAGGCACAGGCAGAGCCAGCCCCCGCCAGCGGTGCGGCTTTGCCCAAA
The genomic region above belongs to Prionailurus bengalensis isolate Pbe53 chromosome B4, Fcat_Pben_1.1_paternal_pri, whole genome shotgun sequence and contains:
- the PNPLA5 gene encoding patatin-like phospholipase domain-containing protein 5 isoform X1 — its product is MHCYEEEGSWSLSFAGAGFLGLYHVGVTSCLRERAPHLLRGARRFYGSSSGALNAISIVSGKTVDFCCSHVLGMVKQVERLSLGIFHPAFAPIEHIRQQLQDLLPTDIHVLASQRLGISLTRWPDGHNIIVTDFANRREVIQALVCTLYIPFYCGTIPPEFRGERYFDGGLSNNLPFADSPSTITVSPFHGTVDICPQSTSASIHELNTFNASFQISTKNFFLGFASLISPSPEMVADNCRQGYLDALRFLERRGLTKEPVLCMLVSKEPPAPANGTQDTDHDGGQKGGLSVNWSVPNVLVKDVPDFERLSPELEAALKKACMRDTSPWAQFCRSGPGRALTYFLLPWTLPFEYVYFRSRRLVAWLPDVPADLGWIQGELQSLGLRICSRSKDQLRRLFSLPVTSPLQPGAPPPVDPAKEPRPPHQA
- the PNPLA5 gene encoding patatin-like phospholipase domain-containing protein 5 isoform X2, whose protein sequence is MEGAERGVSGPRAGRWGLRPLHPACSHLSLMRTLRTRGCGYPCFAEDRAELGILLPRSQDFCCSHVLGMVKQVERLSLGIFHPAFAPIEHIRQQLQDLLPTDIHVLASQRLGISLTRWPDGHNIIVTDFANRREVIQALVCTLYIPFYCGTIPPEFRGERYFDGGLSNNLPFADSPSTITVSPFHGTVDICPQSTSASIHELNTFNASFQISTKNFFLGFASLISPSPEMVADNCRQGYLDALRFLERRGLTKEPVLCMLVSKEPPAPANGTQDTDHDGGQKGGLSVNWSVPNVLVKDVPDFERLSPELEAALKKACMRDTSPWAQFCRSGPGRALTYFLLPWTLPFEYVYFRSRRLVAWLPDVPADLGWIQGELQSLGLRICSRSKDQLRRLFSLPVTSPLQPGAPPPVDPAKEPRPPHQA